The Sporosarcina luteola genome contains a region encoding:
- a CDS encoding general stress protein: MVLKKIVENAVQAKKEIDELTTQGYTHDDIYIFAHDKKRTEHITDALDTETVGMKEQGFLDSMKNMFTSRGDELRSKMEAAGLTAEDAADAEKELDHGKLVLIAKK; this comes from the coding sequence ATGGTTTTGAAAAAAATCGTTGAAAATGCAGTACAAGCTAAGAAGGAAATTGATGAATTGACGACACAAGGATATACTCATGACGATATCTATATTTTTGCCCATGATAAAAAAAGGACCGAACATATTACGGATGCACTTGACACAGAAACTGTCGGCATGAAGGAACAAGGCTTCCTTGACAGTATGAAAAACATGTTCACTTCCCGTGGAGACGAACTCCGCAGCAAAATGGAGGCAGCCGGATTGACAGCAGAGGATGCCGCTGATGCAGAAAAAGAGCTTGACCACGGAAAACTTGTATTGATCGCGAAGAAGTAA
- a CDS encoding SCO family protein, giving the protein MKTIRLLFMLVIAGFLLSACGQPKQTGRQVTSFSFTDQNGDLFGTEQLSGKVWIADFIFTACESVCIPMSQKMSDLQSAFKEQGIEVEFVTFTVDPETDTPQLLKEYIGQFSEDESNWHLLTGYSQDTIEKLALNQFQTIVQKPNETEQVIHGTNFYIIDQQGYIVDEYSYFEESFEEQMISEVERLVK; this is encoded by the coding sequence TTGAAAACAATCAGATTGCTTTTCATGCTTGTCATTGCCGGGTTTCTGTTGTCCGCTTGCGGCCAGCCGAAGCAAACGGGCAGGCAAGTGACCTCTTTCTCATTCACGGATCAAAATGGTGATCTGTTCGGCACCGAACAGCTTTCCGGAAAAGTGTGGATTGCAGATTTTATATTCACCGCCTGCGAATCGGTCTGCATTCCAATGTCCCAAAAAATGTCCGACTTGCAATCAGCATTCAAGGAGCAAGGCATTGAAGTGGAATTCGTGACATTCACCGTCGATCCGGAAACTGATACACCGCAACTATTAAAGGAATATATTGGACAGTTTTCGGAAGACGAGTCGAACTGGCATTTATTGACGGGGTATTCGCAGGATACAATCGAGAAATTGGCATTAAATCAATTCCAAACGATTGTACAGAAGCCGAATGAAACCGAGCAAGTCATCCACGGAACGAACTTTTACATCATCGATCAGCAAGGCTATATCGTGGATGAATATAGTTATTTCGAGGAGTCATTTGAAGAACAAATGATCAGTGAAGTGGAACGACTTGTGAAATGA